Within the Nicotiana tabacum cultivar K326 chromosome 11, ASM71507v2, whole genome shotgun sequence genome, the region TGAAAAATATTAATAGAGATTTAATATTTGTAATGAGTCATTTTGCATTTACTGTATTAGGTTCTGGAGGGAGATCAGAAGAAACCGTTGGAGATACTTCTCTTGTTAATTTAACAATTATGTTGCCGTGAGGTGTCTGAGTCTTGCCATGATCATCTTGTGAATCAAAATTGTGTGAAACCGAATTAGCCAGCATGTACTCTCTCACTCTCTCTTCGCGTTTTTCTAATTTGTTTCAACAGTACCTGGTAGATGCTTCAAATGTATGAGTATAAGATGTTTATAATAgtgtttttatcttgtttttgTGCAATGGTCATATAAACAATAATGCAAGATATCTTTTTGATTCACCTTTCTCATTCTACATGATATGCTTGCAGCTATGTTCAATGGTGCGAGACATGAGTGTCAAAGTCAGGATTGAAGTTTTTAGTGCCCTAGGGAAGATTGAAATTGTTTCGGAATATATTCTGTTACAAACACTATCTAAGAAAGCTTCATCTGCAACAAAAGAAATGAATTTTCCTGGCCAGTATGCTGATAAAATTTTCAGGATACCAGCATCGAGTGCTAGTTTTGCTTTTCTACATGGGCTGGAGGATGAATTTAGTGAGGTAATGTTTTTTTGTTGTTGCCATGTTCCGAGAGTcacttctctttctctttctctaaTTTTAGAAACTTTACAATAAGGAATATGCAAGTATAACTCTCTTTTGCTTAATTGAAGGTAAGAGAATCTGCTTGCCGAGCTTTGCAAACATTGGCTATCCTTTCTGCTGATTTTACTAATGAGGTTGTGAACTTTCTAATGGACGTACTTAATGATGATTCAACGGCTGTAAGATTACAAGCTTTAGATACTATGCATCATGTGGCAATGGTTGGCCAGCTAAAGGTGCAACAAGCGCATCTGCATATGGTAAATCTTTGATCCATCTTGAGGCCTTTGTTTGATGATCCTTGATTCCTTGTTGAGAGACAGGCAAGTGTGAATACCTTGCCTGCATCTCATTCAAATTTTACACCTGGACCGCATCTTGCTATATTGCTGCATTTAGTGTTTGTTTGTCAGCGTGACTGAACATAGTACAACTTTAGCAGTTATGGAATAAACTGGTTAAAAATAACATCTCATCTTGATAATTGAGACTGGAATGCTGGTCAAGTCTTGATTTATCCCTTATCCCTTTCTAATATAGCTATGCTTGCTTAAACATCAAGAAGTTGATGTGTTTCTCTTTTTAATTTGACTGTTCGAGCTACTTACAAAGGAAATGTTGACTACTGTAGTGTTGAAATACATAATACTGTATTTTCTTTTGCTCATTTGAAAGAAAGACTGTTGCGGTTTCTTCTAAACTTTTTATTTGTGGTTTTACAGTTTCTTGGGATTCTACTTGACAGTCACAGCTTGATAAGATGTACAGCGAGGAAGGTACTAAAACTGACAGAACTACCGAGCTTGGCTATGTTCAAAATGTGTGTAGATGGACTTATAAGAGATTTTGAATTGTATCCACAGGTATGTTGCAGAAAGATTGTTTTACATTGCTATTCACAGAGCAGTTAAATCCATACATGGTTAGGGTGTCAATTTTGTCGGTGACAAATGCTAATCGACAACCACCATTCAAGATGAAGCTCGAGATTCTAAAAGGCCTAGCAACCCAACTTGATTCTTTCTGCTTCTCTCCTTGATGGGAATTCAAACAAGAAGAAAATTCCATTTAATCCTTTAACTTAAACTCCAGCCAGAATTTTCCAACTTCTGCCAGCCTCCTCAAGTGACCTTCTCTCATTTTATCCTCAGAGTGTGCTACTTGCGCTTTGTGCGAATGTGGTCATTTtaatcttgtctaatcttgtaaccACAAAATATGAACTTATCACAAGCTATTCTATCAAGAATTTTTATTGTTCAATAATGTCATACCAATTCTCCCCCAATTATGAGACTTCGAACGAATTGTCCCTACCAAGACTAAGGTTCTTCTCCCCATTGTAACCAGATATTTTTAATAGTATCACCGTAAACAAGGCTTAAATAACTCAAGTGACTGCAGAAATACTGCTACCTAAAGGACAACAATGATAGAACGAATGATGTATGAGAATGGGACTAAAAGAAAATAATTCGGATCAATAATGGCAAGAAAGAAGGTACTTCTCCCACGAGCGCTTTGATTTTGTAAAATCAATAATAATCTTCTAAATTTTTTAACAGAGAAATAGAGTAAGAAAAGCATTAAAGAAATTTACCTCAGAAAAAGATATTTGCTTTTCCAAGCAAACAGAACTTGCAATTGATAATGATGGGACAATGTCCTTTTTGGTAATTGCTGACTTGAGCTGAGGTATTTGCTAATTGCTGAGTTGCAACTGAGATGTTAAATAGAAGGAGATGTTAAAGTTTTATATCAATCTTTAGGTTGGGTTCAGACTCAACTTTCACCCATTGACCCAGCTTTGTGCATTCATTTATGGTGCTTTATTTTAGGAGAAGCGGAATTGTTGCTTGAAATCCCAATTTGAGGATATcccatttatgatatttcctTTTTACTTTTAGTAGATTATTTACCTAGATATGGGAAGCTAGGATACATTTGTTATCTAATTATTGTTCTGACTTTGCTGAAAATTTTATTTATCAGGATGAAACTGAAGTCTTTTCCGCTTTGTTCATGGTTGGTCAAAACCACGGAAAGTTTTTAGTCAGCTTGATTAATGAAGTTTCCCAAATGGTAAGTATGGATCCCTGTATGATCCAGTacgttagtttttttttcttcaaagttCCAGTACATTAGTTCAAGATGATCCTTTATGGACAATTCTAGAAATGCATGTGGAGCTTCTTTGTGTGCTGTAGATGTTACGAGTTCTATATATCAGCCTTTTCAACTAATTGataactttcttttatttttttaatatggtTTTTGGTCAAAATCCCTGTTCTTACCCTAATCTAGACACATGAGTTAGTTTCTCTTTTGCCACTGTTTAATAAGTAATCATGTTGAACATGAGTGCTTATAATTGTTTAATTCAGCAGTTCAGATTCTGAAAAATGACATTTCTAACCAACTAGAAAGAAAGCCTAAAAATCAGAATAGCTATGCAGGACAAAAATATTCTGAAAGCTCTTCAATTTCCTTACATGTGCAGTTAAGATGTCTAAGTTGCCCGTTTTTAAATGACCTATTGCACATTTCACACCACCCAAAATAAGTCGCTTACCTTAATACATGTATTTTTGTAGGATAGTGTCATGCATGAGACTCCTACAGAACCCTacttatttttttacttttgttaGTTACATATATCCACACAGATGATATAACTGtgtcaaataaactgaaaaactcataaacaaagtgaAAGATATGATCTGACAGCATTTCTGGCATTTAAAAACAGAACTTATGGAAACGTCTTATTTTAGATCTAATCACCTTGATTCTTTGTATTCTGGCTATTTCACTTATATAAGTTTTTGTAGTCACCATGTAATGTTTGTGCAGGTAGAGCCCTCTTCTGGAGGTAAGTTGGGTTATGACAATGCGAGAAAAGCTTCATATTTAGTGTTAGCCACCTCTGCGCCAGTCTCAATGAAGCAGCAAACTTGCAGCATTCCACCAAGAATATTCTCTTATGCAGTCACGCTATTAGGGAGAATCACTCGTAGTTTGGCTGAAATAGTTGACCAGAGAACACTTTTGACTTATCTTTCTTATTGCAGTAGATTCACATTTGTTTCTGCATCGGAGTTTTTTAAAGTGGAAAAGCATCTGGAGGGATGTGATGTGCAATTGATACAAAGATGTGAAGTTATCTCTAATTATCACATTCGGAGGAAATTACAACTGAAGGAAGCAGAAAGCTCGCTTTTGGACTTCCAGGTTGAGCAGAATAAAGAGATAAACTGTGTGAATATCATCCTTCAGGCGGTAATAGACATTTGGCCATCGCTGAAACTTGGATTGATTGATGAAGTAACTCGAACATTGAGGTTGCAATTCTTTAGTATCAAATTATGACTACCCGTTAATGCAACTgttatttttgtttcattttattattttgagtaCTTGCAGGAATTCCTATAATTGTTTATAGAAAAAAGTTGCATTCTGCTGCAATGATGGCTATCCTTTCTAGCATATCTTGCATGTTGTAATTTGTTGGTATATTCCAGTCAAGGTATCTAATATTACCCAttaggagtggcaaacgggcggatcggtcggatatggttcgggttGAAAACGGATAATGAAAAAACGGGTGAATTATCCagcccgacccatatttaatacggataaaaaacgggttaaccggcggataatatggataactatattatccatgacttcttacgtatgatcacttttgggagaattcttagtctccctaacttgaggaacccccaatttgaggctttacaaatgtaaaagttagactcattggttatccattggctatccattttctaaatggataatatggttcttatccatatttgacccgtttttaaatagttcattatccaacccattttttaatggataatatgggtggttaactgttttctttgaaccattttgccacccctacTACCCATTGCTAATGTTTCTCAATTGTATGGTTTCTGCAGGAATTTGAAGGCAGAATTGGCAATGATATCAGATAACAATCACAGCGGTGAGTTAGTGTTTGCTTTGCTATATATAGATGCTTTGGAACGACTTGGACACTTATGTTCACACTTGATGTTCTCCAAGGAGTTCTACTGCCATAAATGGGGGAAATTGGACTGCTCTTTGGGAAAACTCGACAGATGCCTGAGGGATATGAGGTATAAGTTCATAGGTTTAAGCAAAGAGGACAATGTTCTTATCTTAGAGTTAATAATTGCAAATGGTATATTGACACTTTGTAAAATGGAAGCCTGTGCAGACAAGACTACTCTAAAGAAATTACATTCTGTGATGTCTTGTATTGAACATATTTGTGGAGAAGGATCCACTGTATCGTCCAGTTTTGTGGTTGAAGTTCAAAAGTCATTGAGTGAGATTGATACCACTAGTTGTCCGATCTTGGATAATCCATATCTCCTTCTGAAGTCACTTGAGCATTTCACTCCAAGCAAGGTAGTTTCTTCGGGAAGTCTCAAATGTATGGAAGCTGAACTGCATTTTCAAGGCAATGACTTTCAAAATCCTCTTCCTTTTATCTCTGGGCTGCCTGTTGGTGTATCCTTAGATATCACACTCCATAACATCTCGAGTGAGAATAGGCTGTGGATAAAAATGAGTCTCGAAGAGAAGTTAACTCAATTTGTTTTCCTGGATTTTCATGAGTTTGAAGGGCACAATGAAGTAAGGAAATTCACGTTTGTTGCACCCTTCTATCAAACCCCCAGGGCAAACTGTTTCTCATTGAAGATCTGTATCGTTTTAGAATGCATGTCTGACGATGATCAGTTGTTCAGGAGCTGTGGAGGTCCTAATCATGAAGTTGCTCATCTCTGTGAAGAAAAAGAAGTCTATTTTTCCGTCGTTGTTAGGTAGTTGTTTCGATTTGATCAAGTCTGGCCAAGAGACTACTCTAGTTTTCTGAATTATGCTGCTCACTGGCAAATTCGGGTAAAATCAGTTGCTGGATTTACACAATTTTCTCCTTATCAATTTTGTAATTACTGTGGATTACGGATTACCCCACAGAACAAGAGGTCTAAGTGAGCAACGTGATCACAATGAGACCAAGTGGCAGAGCAGGAGTAGAAGGAGGTTCACAGTTCAGAGCTCAGACCATAACAAGGCATTTAAAGTATTGCTGTACTTCAGAAATTGCTTGGTGCTAACTCAACATGCCTGAACTTGTTTCCTTTTTGTCATCTAGGCATCATGTTATCGAATATATTATTCACCTAGTTGTATCGATATTGTATATAGTGACCTAGGTTAAGCTTGTAACGTTACTTATGACATTTTAAATTATTGaattattgattagtttgtacttAAATATTAAAGGAACAAGAAAAGAATACAGGCTACATTAATGATTTCTGAAGTTAGCCCCGAATCTATTATGCTGCTCCAATTTTGTCCAGTAGAAGATTTGCTAATAAGCTTAGTGCTAGATACTCTTAAATCGTAGTCATTTTAAATATACTTAAACTATAAAAGAATCTCAAACTCGATCTTGGTTTTAGCAGAAAAAGAATatacttagggtgtgtttggtataacggaaaatattttcttggaaaacaagtagtaatcttatttattttccGGTGTTTGATACGCAAATTAAAgaaataacttctcaagagtattcataaataatttagatacaataaacatgaagccataaaatttcgaaccaacaaccttccgaacccacaaatttcataaacttc harbors:
- the LOC107769626 gene encoding protein SIEL, translating into MEHHLRRNLEINENIRPQALLQALSLIVNPSTSDSTLSSILKTLTLSLKNPNTNPFLSHHILRLFSLLFHHRLQLPHNLISTVREFSLLPSTSARSLADSLACLSISDINVNDESTFLSLVLRPCISVRHWLLLNASKFDIRPSVLLTVLLGFTKDPYPYIRGVALDGLAELCKCIVVEDESLIHGCYFRAVEFLFDSEDSVRCSAVRAVSACGQLIVASKQERSKRDWSDALFLQLCSMVRDMSVKVRIEVFSALGKIEIVSEYILLQTLSKKASSATKEMNFPGQYADKIFRIPASSASFAFLHGLEDEFSEVRESACRALQTLAILSADFTNEVVNFLMDVLNDDSTAVRLQALDTMHHVAMVGQLKVQQAHLHMFLGILLDSHSLIRCTARKVLKLTELPSLAMFKMCVDGLIRDFELYPQDETEVFSALFMVGQNHGKFLVSLINEVSQMVEPSSGGKLGYDNARKASYLVLATSAPVSMKQQTCSIPPRIFSYAVTLLGRITRSLAEIVDQRTLLTYLSYCSRFTFVSASEFFKVEKHLEGCDVQLIQRCEVISNYHIRRKLQLKEAESSLLDFQVEQNKEINCVNIILQAVIDIWPSLKLGLIDEVTRTLRNLKAELAMISDNNHSGELVFALLYIDALERLGHLCSHLMFSKEFYCHKWGKLDCSLGKLDRCLRDMRYKFIGLSKEDNVLILELIIANGILTLCKMEACADKTTLKKLHSVMSCIEHICGEGSTVSSSFVVEVQKSLSEIDTTSCPILDNPYLLLKSLEHFTPSKVVSSGSLKCMEAELHFQGNDFQNPLPFISGLPVGVSLDITLHNISSENRLWIKMSLEEKLTQFVFLDFHEFEGHNEVRKFTFVAPFYQTPRANCFSLKICIVLECMSDDDQLFRSCGGPNHEVAHLCEEKEVYFSVVVR